The Rhododendron vialii isolate Sample 1 chromosome 6a, ASM3025357v1 genome includes a window with the following:
- the LOC131328944 gene encoding glycine-rich cell wall structural protein-like: protein MGSKAIVYLGLLLATLVLITSGVTARELAETSTSEETTQTAKQAKGVEEAKYPGGGYGGYPGGGYGGGPGGGYGGGPGGGYGGYPGGGYGGGRGGGYGGGGGCRYRCCQRGYYGGCRRCCSYEEAMEKGN, encoded by the exons ATGGGTTCGAAAGCAATTGTTTACCTTGGCCTTTTGTTGGCCACTCTTGTTCTAATTACCTCCGGGGTAACTGCCAGGGAGTTGGCTGAGACTTCCACCTCCGAGGAAACTA CTCAAACTGCTAAACAGGCAAAGGGAGTAGAGGAAGCCAAGTATCCAGGCGGAGGGTACGGTGGATATCCAGGCGGAGGGTACGGTGGAGGCCCAGGCGGCGGATACGGAGGAGGCCCCGGCGGCGGATATGGAGGATATCCCGGAGGCGGGTACGGAGGAGGCCGGGGTGGCGGATACGGAGGAGGAGGGGGTTGTCGTTATAGGTGCTGCCAACGTGGTTATTATGGAGGGTGTAGGAGGTGTTGTTCTTATGAAGAGGCCATGGAAAAAGGGAACTGA
- the LOC131328948 gene encoding abscisic acid and environmental stress-inducible protein-like gives MGSKTVVLLALLLATVLFITSEVTAARDLVETSTNFKETTEQTNNGVEDAKYGGYNGGGGYNGGGGGYNGGGGGYGGGCRHRCCRYGRCGCCSEEAVEKGN, from the exons ATGGGTTCCAAAACAGTTGTTCTCCTTGCCCTTTTGTTGGCCACTGTTCTTTTCATTACCTCCGAGGTCACAGCCGCCAGAGATTTGGTCGAGACTTCTACTAATTTCAAGGAAACTA CTGAACAGACAAACAATGGGGTAGAGGACGCCAAGTATGGTGGATACAATGGCGGCGGAGGGTACAATGGCGGCGGAGGGGGGTACAATGGTGGCGGAGGGGGGTATGGAGGGGGATGCCGTCATAGATGCTGTCGTTATGGAAGGTGCGGGTGCTGCTCTGAAGAGGCCGTGGAAAAAGGAAACTAA